The nucleotide window CAAGACAATGGGAAGTATAATTTTGTGGTTCTGCTTGATTAAGGTCTCAATGTGATCATTATTCCATAAGAACAAAGCCCTCTCTGCTACCTACAAATTAAGAAGCAAACAGATCATATGAAAGAGCATAGGAGTAAAATGATGGTAAGAGTATCCACTATTCAGAACAATGCATCACAATGTCAGTAATATGTGTTGTTATTAAGTAATCCTACCAAGAACAATGAAGCCAACTCTATAAATGGGAACATTCCTAGTTTTTGGGAAAAACATTCACAACAGTGTCTAATAGTAAAATTACTTGAGTAAATTTGGGAATATGACATTCTTAAGTTTGGTACAAGCCATAATATTCCCAATGTGTGTTGATTTTGATTCCCAGGAAAGTAACATCCTTGCTTAGCTTGGTTGGTTTTTCTTCCCATAGTGACGGTTGGGTGTGTTACTTTTCCAAAGGAATATTGAAGTTTCTTTATAACCTTAACTATCAACTTCTATTTCCACTCTTTTCTACTatcatttacattttgaaaGAGTTCAATTTCTATGCCCTGTTagtgtaaaaagttttacactATTAACCTATCAAAAATCATCATTGGTATGACTTTTAAGGTAGTTATTGTAAAAGTTAGCAAATTTACCATACATAATAGTTTATAAATGGATGATAGTGCAAAAACTTTTTACACTGTCATTGCATACACAAACTCTTTGAAAAATATTCCCAAAAACATTAAATTCtaaacaaatatgtttttaaatttatctagaAATAACATTCCTAGTCATAGTATTCTTGAGAATATCATTCATGGCGATGTAATCATATATCTTGAAAAAGCTTCCTAATACCAATCTTTATACCATTATTAACAAGAGAACAATAATAGAAACTCCATAAATTATGGTCCCTTGGCCAAGGAAAGAATCCAAAATCTAAGCTATTGcagaagaggagagtgaaaaatTGTGTGCACATGGGTgtgtaagagagagagagagagagagagagagagaatttggTGCAATCTTTGTGGTTTGCAGAATTAATAGGCCCAACCATTTAGGTTATCTACAAAAAGGGCACAATATTTACCACTCTTTGAATTTCATAGaaattttaatccaaaaatatcttgttacCAAATGATGTTTCCAACTCTCATGTTCAAGACTCATACTTGATTACATAAAATgttcaacttaaaaaaaaaaatcatagttttactCTTGAAAATAACTTATGGTTTAACAAGTATccaaactaaaatttgaacaGAAAAGGTATTAGAATTTTCCAACACTCGAGATCCTAGTTGCAAACCTGCCCAGTCATGTACTTTaacaagataaatataaatataaacataGACTTTCAAgtgtagataattttttttaaaaaaatacaaaagaaataaaaggaaactggGGTATGACAACTCAGAAACCAATATGTTAAACTTGACCATCTAGCAAGAACACAGACTAGCTATGGAGACATTATTTAAGATATAAGAGCGGTCTGATAACCAAAACAAAACATTCAGGGGTCCATTTGTCAAAGCCCCAAAATTAGGGAAGTTCTATTATCCTattaataaagcaaattccaaccTTTTGTCTCAACAATTGCTTAAAATCTTCAAAACTATTTTAAGATGATGTAGTAAAAGGAACACAAGACCAAAGGAGAGGGTCCCAAGCAGTAGctatttttctaatttcaataataaaatgagTTAAAAATCGCTAGTCATTGCTCAGACATGATTTGTCCATTGGGACAACCTCCTTCCACTCTCCTCTGAAGACATGTACAGGGGAAAAaggtagtaattttaaattttatttgcttTAGTTTAAGCACACTCACTAATAAGGAGACATGGGTATTTTGAGGTGCTGAATCCCGCATTGAGTAGTATTATAGGATGCTTGGTAGAGTACTTAAGTGGCTTGGTTCTCCCCCCTTGATAGCTAGCTTTCAAGGGAGGGTTCCCCAAGTACTTGGGTgctttcaattggtatcagagctggTTGCTAGTGTCTCGGAAGGGCTGATAAAAAAAGGCTTAGTGAAGCATTGTAAAGTACAATTAGCTCTCAAGGGAAAAGCTATAATAGGGACTTGAGTATTACAGGGTGCCTAAGCCCCACATTGAGTAGCATGGAACTCTGGGATAATGGGATGCTCGGTGGAGTAATTAAGTGGTTGGTTCTCCCCCCTTAACACAGCTTTTAGAAGAGGGTTCCCCAAGTGCTTGGGTGTTTATCACTCtccaattttattttcctttctgAAGTAGGAATATGTTATAAATTAATTGTTCTCATTCTTCTCATTTtaccaaatgataaaaaatgcaGACAGGCACAACAACACTTGTCTTTCCACTAGTCGATATAATAAATGCATTCTAAGTTGACTGCTTAACATCTAGGAAGTTTTATTATATTGGTGAATGCAATACGTTTACCATCTTTTCAGTAGCCCAGACCACAACATTTTCACTGAGTTGAGTTTCCAGTGCAGTCTACATGGATTCCCAACAATCGCCCcacaaaaaattaacacaattaCACCGTTCAGTAACAGATTACCAAAATAGCCCCCATCATGGCAGTCTCAGACAATAAATTGTCAGAGAAATAGCAGACCAcaaatcttttaccaaaattCTGTTCAAGCATTCTGAAaagggtaaaatatgtttttgtccctctaaaattttctaagtttgGTTTTAGTccctctaaatttttttatccgttTTTAGCCCTTCTAATTTTGAAATGCACTATTTTTGGTCCCTCCAGCGTTATCCAAACCACATTTCATCCCTCTATAAAGCATTTTGAGGACCAAAAGTGTTAcacttcaaaattaaattagaggGACGGGAAACGGACAAAAAATTAGGGGGACTAAAATTGAACTTTGAACATCATAGAGGGACCAAAACCATATTTTACCCTTCTGAAAATCcatgaataaaacaaaaacaaaaaagtgtaaGAGAAAACCATAAAATATCGGAAAGAGCAAAAGTAAGCCACATTAACCAATATCCTCCATCAATTTTCAAAAGTAAAGTTCACAAAAGTGAAAATCAAAGGtcatattatgaattaaaagtGAGAAAGTGTATTAtaaacacatttaaaaaaactGTCAAAATGTATTTGTAACTGCTCCTTATACTAGTGATAGTAAtccaaatattaaattatcttcAGTGACATTATAATTTGTCTCGTGAAGCTCATGTTTCATgtctaaacattaaaaaaaaaaacaaaaaacaaaaaataggtgtgtttgattttgcttattttaaaaaaacaaatacttatttttGTCCACTTTCCGAGAAAgcttcaaaaaagaaaagaaaaacagattATTTCTCCAAAAACAATCCGAACCAAACATGCACTAGGATATTATTTGCATATGGAAAATGGTTTTCTTCACCAAATTTCTACCACCCTATGTCAAAAATCAGacaccaaccaagaagcaaatatAGGTGTCATTTCATCTATTTTGAGGGTTGAGAAATTATCacagaaaacaaagagaaagtGGAAACAGATGGAAATTACTGTAGTTACCAAACCTGGAAATGCGAACTGCTCAAGCAACAACTTATTTGGCGGAACAAGGGTACCATGCATCTTTGGAACTCTGCAGGTTGAGTTGCTTCCAAGACTTCCTCTAGCTCCCCTATGAACATAACCTCCTTAGAACTATTCGTAATGGGCCAGTATTTTAATAATCCCCGTATAACAGTATCTGCAAGCTTGCAATCTTTTTCCACAAACTGTGTGATGCAGTAAGATAACTGCTGATGGTACATTGGTATGCATTTTGGTTTATGAAGAGGAATAAGAGCTCGCACAAGAAACAGCTTGTGCTCTTCTTTCAGTGGCAAAGCAAATCCATTGATTATACTTCCCAAAATTTCCAAGAGTTCTGCAATCCCATTGTGTTTCTCAGTTTCAAAAATGAAGCGGTAGAATATATTGTTGATTGCTTTTCTGATGAATGGTCGGTGCACCATAAATTTCCCATAAACACGATGAAGAACTGTCTTCAAGTAATCCCGTTCCCTGGGATCCTCTGAATCAAAAAGGTCTAACAGTCTCAGAACAAATGAATGATCAATATACCTTTTTGCCAACTTCGCATCAGTCTCGGTTGACATGACGAACCTTAGAAGCAGTTCATACACAATTTGCAAGTAAGGCCAGGCAGGATCCATGGAAGGCTCTTCCTCATCCACGTCAAATGCTTCTAGAACTTTATTCTCTCGCGGAGGAGAAATAAATGTCCGGAACAAATTTATAGACACCATTTTTACAATTTCTTGCATCATAACATCTGTAAACTTCCCATTAGCAGACGAAACATAATCCACAAGTTCTACTAGTGTTTGTCGcttaatttccttttctttgatgTTCTTTGTAGGGTCAGTGAAGTCAAATAGAACACAGCACATTTGCAGCTTTCTTATAAACAAATTCTGCTTCTCTGGGTTTGGAACATCACGAAAACTTGGCAAGGCTTCATAGGCCATAACTGGAAAACTCCCATTCAGATTCAGTTTTGAGTTCATAGCTTGGACAATCCTGTCACCATGATTTAATCCAGGAACCGAATCAGCAGTGCCTGAAAGAGGTGAGGCAGTTGCATTTGCATAGTGATAGCCTGCAGCATCACTGCTCCTTGCACTTGTCGAAGGAGTTGAAGAGGGAGTCAATATTGCCCCTCCTTCACGACTTTCCCCCGATTTGGAGGGCTTCCGAGGGAGCCTATTCAATATCTGCTTGATCATAGCTTAAAATTGGCTCaacaaaagttttttatgtCAGAACACACTCCTTACTGAAACTCTTCAAATCATACAAAGCAGCAACCTCAATTAGCAACTTAGCCAAGCAAGTGCACTAACTGAATCCCTGATAGAGACAACATCCAATGAAACAATAACCTCTCTTCAACATCACTTCTGTCTTAGCCATCATAAGATAGTATCATCTATGCTATATTTATCAACAAAAAACACTAATTGTAGACAGCCAGAGGATTCAGCAAAAAACTccttatcaacatcaacatccaTGGTGCTTCTTATTATGACAAATCTGAAACACAAACACACCACAAAAACTCGAAATTACCCCTAAATcccaaatatattattaaaaaaataacaggaATCAAACAAAGTAACCCCCTCCCTCTCCtaccataaataaataaataaaacaacgcTCGCAGTTATACCAACTCTTGCAGTTATACcaagaaacaaacaaataccccaaattaaaaaaaacgaaaataaataaattaagaaattggAAATTCCCTCGTCAATTGATACCAAccaattaattatgaaattgtgtaAAATAACATAACACCATAAGTATTAAGAGAGAAACTTTGACTTGTTCATTCAACTACAGTAAGAAGAAAAGGGCATACCTTAACAATATAGCTGGATCAGAGAGAAACAGGATCTGGGTCGGATCCACAAAAACCCCGGATGGAATTTTCGCTGAAAAGTGTTGAGTGGAACACGATGTGGAACAACCTTAACAATCAAAATTCGGGATGGGTGCagaggaagagagaaaaagcaaaggtttttttttccgggggggggggggggggggggggggtgttacATAGTAAAAGAATTTTGAAGAATTAAGGATGCTGGTCTTTGCCAAAAGAGAGAAGTGAAGTGCATCTTTCAAAGggcaaagagagagaaaaagagagagagagagaataaagTGAGAAGAAGCAAAGCAATCACTGGCCACTGGCTCAAGTTGTAGTTGTAATTATGGTTTTGGTAGccggaaaaagaaaaacaaataaaaatgaatgttCTTGTTTATGTTGCTAATATTTTCCTTTCtcatttttactcttttttacttttctttctttttttatattttttaatttatcatctaagaagtttttttattctaataaaaacatttcacctagtttttagctttttttattagctgaaaaacttgtttgaaacgttagtttttaactttttatattttcttctatttttattttaccattGTTGTCCAATTTTCTAGTTGTcctatttaaataaatcatgattttattatttttatatctttatatttttttagttacttcAACATTTAGTTTTAgcaaacatttaaatttaataagctAGTTTTTCTGTTAGTTTGTCCAACATAGCCAAAAGCAAGAATTTATTTTGCATGATatgaatataatataacattgtcaagtcaaaagacatttaagtcttgaagaaaaaattattactcttaattattttgattagatgcacCTAAATACAAAGTAAATACATACAAATGTCAAAAGTTGTGTCTTATGCGATCTCAAACTATGTCTCATACATTTGTGTATGTATTATCAGACGATAGAAAAGACATGTCATGATTTGACACATTTTCTTAGGATCTGTCaaatcctatgaagaataaatgaaatttaagaTTTGAAAGTTGTCAAACACCATCAAAAGACATGCGCTGCTGGTGAAAAACTTGTTCTAACTTAAAGCAAGTGATTTTCTACCAAAGTGATCAACACAAAAACTCAGAAGTGGTTTCTAGCATGAAGGAGTATGTGCATTTAATGCAAACATTAAATACTCCAATGACCACAATCTTCATACGTGAGATCGAGTAAAGAAATTCATCTTTTAAAGACAATGGACACTTATTGAAGAAGGCCTATAAATACCAAGGGTGTTCACGAGATAGATTGGGTCATGCCCAACCAAAATTTTACAGGTTAGGTCGAGTTTGTGGAATCTTTTTACAGACCTGACCGAAACCAATCCAATCATAAACAAGTTGGGTCAAATTAGGTTAATCAGgtctaaatatttaaaaaaatatttttttcttttgtaaaacaaaagttttttaaacaataatttacttttgtctaaAACTTTGTAAGTATATAATATCTAAATACACTCAAAAGAGGCcaaattatgataatatttgactaatagaattaatgatttcaatgctaatatgatatttttgttttagatagaaataaaatattgtattaacatgagaaaatataaacaaaatctagacaaaaaataacaacttaaaataaaaaaaatcacatgtgatttaatttaataatttaataaactatgcaagctaaaaattaatgtgttttatatttaataattaatttatatacaaaaataaatttaattatatggtaTGGGTTGTGTCGAACTGagttaagaaaatataattcgTTTATGATCAAATCTTAATTAGGTCAAGTTGGATTCAACaccaaacaatttaaaaaaccaACCCAATATAATTGGGTTGGAGTTAGGTCATGGGTAGACCCAAATCTATGAACAACCCTAATAAATACCAAAAGTTTTGAAGACATGGATACAAACCCAcacgttttgattcaaattctttctgtaaaaagttttatgtaaattattGTATAGTTTGAAAAAGATCTTAAAACATCTTGAACACCTTGAGATAAAAAAAGACTAAGTGTTGAGATTGTATATTTGTATGTAAGACGATTAAGAGTTAGTCATTgtgcaaacaaacaaaaaatctgTTTGATTTGTATACAACCAACAATGGCTTGGTAGGATAAAGAATAATGGATTGTATCAAGCTTGTGTAGAACGTGAGTCATAAGAGCAAAAAATGACCGTGATTACTATTTATAACTTGTTGTAGTGAGTGGAACTTGGTGATTAACCAATAAATGCACGCAGTCTAAGTGGTGGAAttggattttgttttgaaaactttGTTTGCTTTGCAAAATTTGTTTTCATCatctgaaaaatatttttgtgaaaatttattatCGATCTTACAAAGATTCTCTTTagacaataactttattttttaagctttaaaattttctaaaatcatAACAATTCTTTTCTTGTGATATTTACCTTGGGAAACATATGATGggggaaattttaaaataaaagtaaatttccAACTtgaatagttttcttataaaagaaattttgagAGTATCTAAGATTTAAACATTCCATTTCCCCATTTTGGTTACTTATTTTAGACTAATGGTCCGTTTGTTTtagatttcaataaatttaattttaatagaatttatttttaaacaattgaTTTGTGGTTTTTTAAGGGATTTGTGGTTTTTTAAGGGATTTGTGgttaaatgtaaaatattaaaagtgcgataaaatagaattaaatttaattgattgataaagTAAAATTACCTTTTGagataaaagttgaaaaaatatttttcaaatttcaatgtagaaaatgaagacaaaaattgttattttagaagaaaaaaatacttttgaagtctcctaatgaaaatacaaacatacactaagagtttaatttacattattaattagaaattataatatataattatatataactttaattttaaaagtatgtttaaaataagtttttaacttGATGAATGTAACTCAGTTGATCACACACATTGAATTTGAGGAGAAGACTTGAGTTCGATCCTCCCTAATATACTTTTGGGAAAGGATAAAAAACTTTAGGTATAACTAAGTTTTGGATCATCGTCTACTCAAATGATTGAAACTTTTAATAATAGGTGAGAGTCTTATTGGGAAACCAAAGACTTTAATTAGAATGGTTACCAAAAGACAAgttattacatattttaatgaACCAAAATTGAAATGTTACAAGTAACTATTGTAAAAATCAATCAActtattatatttgatattttttattattaaatggtaatataaaaattatttacattgttaaagcataaattattttctctcaaaataaaatataatttgtaaacCTCACGTTGAGAGTCAATTttgtctaataaaaaatttaaaatttttactttttaaaattactataaaatttaattagaatataataatattgtaaaaatattttatattatcatttaattatatgttattagatataataaaattattcatttatataataattttttaaaaaccatatttaaattatttttcattgattAGCAATTTGTAcactgataatataaaaaatggtaTTCAATATTACCTAACACTatatagaattaattttgaaattttatagaAGTTACCAAACAAGATTAGTCactatatgaattatttttttaatgtaaaccAAATATTTACCAAACTGATTATAAAAAGTTCTTACAATCTGACTCTCAAAAAAGCTATAAATTTGCTgtcaaaaaacatataaatttaaaattcagaACTTTTATAACATATgacttttttattgaaaaatgaacgaatattatttctttttaaaaaaatttaagagtgACTTTCCACAATTTCGTGACACACATTACGCATAGCACATGCGCGTACACTTTGTTTTTTACTAGAATATACTCATTGCATTTCTGTATTAACAAGAACCTCAATACATAATACATGGTAGAATACGTTGGAAAGTGTGGTGACTTAGCATACAAATACGTTGCCCTtgctaaaaaatgaataaaataattaatttgtttcctaataaaacttaataaaaaatttggatAGTAAGTAAGATTACGCCGACAAGGCAAGAGAATCGTTCCCAGCTCATTATGGTGACAGGAATTTCTACGAATCCTATCTGTTTTTCCGTCACCATAAAACCCACAACATCACACCCACTTCACACATTTGACATGCAAACAGATTTGATAGACGACGGAGACTACAGTGCAAAAGAGAAATTACTTTCGCATCGTACGtaaatttggataaaaaaaaagaatgtatcTCGttcatttgattttaaaattaaaaaatcaaataatgaaGATCGATTAAATTACGATGGAATGATTTATACTAaatcagataaaaaaatatgagatttttttctctctcctctagCCTCCAAGCTTTTGCCTTTCGTCCCCTCAGACCACTCCTCTCTCTCCTCTAAGCTACTCCCTTTGGTCTCCGACCACCCCTCTTTCTTCAACACTATCTCTCTCCTCCGAGCTTCTCCTTTGTCAACCCCAAAGACATCGACATCCTTGTCGTCAACTGTAGCCTCTTCAACCCCACCCCTTTCCTCTCCTCCATGATCGTTAACAAGTACATGCTCCGCGGTAACGTGAAAAGCTTCAACCTTGGCGGCATGGGCTGCAGCGTCGGCGTCATCGTCGACGTCGTTGACCTCGCAAAAGACATGCTTCAGGTTCACCCCAACACCTACACCGTCGTCGTCTGTACCAAGAACATAACCCAGAATTGGTACTTCGGGGACAACAAGGCCATGCTCATACCCAATTGCCTTTTCCGCGTTGGTGGGGCCACGATTCTTCTCTCCAACAAAAGTTCTGACAGAGCAAGAGCCAAATACAAGCTAGTGCATGTGGTTAGGACTCACAAGGGGGCAGATGACAAGGCGTTTAGGTGCGTGTACCAGGTACGAGCCGCGCTGCGACGCGTGGGAGAGTTGGACCACGGGTAGAGGGGGGAAGGGAGGGAGGAGGGGGGAGGGGACATCGTAGATGGTGTCGGAGAAAGATGGGTGGTCGGAGGGGACGAAAGGCAGAAGCTCGAAGGCTcggaggagagagaaaaaaaatctcatatttTTTATCTGATATAATGTAAATCATTCCCTCGTAACTTAATCGATCTCCaccgtttaattttttaattttaaaatcaaatggacgagatgcatttttttttatccaaacttaTTTACGGTGCAAAAATAGTTTCACTTTCACACCTAAATCTCCGTCTTGATAGACAGTTAAAAACATAATCAGATCAACTCTGTCTACCAGCTCCTTGATATTATCCCATAATCATGCTTCTCTCCAAAAATTCTTCAATGAACCACACCCAATAAAAATGTTGCACACACCCGAACATTGCACACCACTTCTTTGAAACTTTTAGTCTCCAAATCGCATTCCAATTCCCAGGGATATGGAATTGGGAAATTTCGTAGCATGCTCCATGATATAAAAATAAGCAGATTTGACCGAGAAAAGGCCATCCCTACTCAACTTCCACATCATTCCATTCTCTCCCACATCTATGTAATAAGTGAAATTAGAGGGTTAATTAGCAAGttaattgtcattttattttaagaaaaataattaattattagctgccaaaaacaaaaaaataaggaataagttgcttaaaaatagaaatagcatTAATTGAAGGAAAATCCAGATTAAGAAAGTATAAATAAATGTCTTTATATACATTCTcattaattcataaataaagttttgaattgttataattgaataattctATTCTCAATTCTTACACTATGCAAATatgcaaatagaaattttcacGATTGCAATTTGCATGCACATCCCTCCCATTCAACAACTGTAGCTTCCATCCTGCGCTTACCTCATCAATCAAATTTGCAACACACATCATGCATCCCCCTCCCCGGGTAAGCTACTGACACAAGAGTTTTCTGCATCATTCAGCCATGATTTCCTACAAAGATTAATCTTCCTACAATTCCCAACCATCCATCTAAGTCCTCCTTTAACCACAGTCTGGGTCACATGGATGCTACGCcaagaaaaatgaattaataaataatataaataatactttttttcttatcttttatataaaaataaattaataagtatattaattataagaaatatgagcttatttttaaatatattaattatttattttttatattcttaatgtACTGAGAACGCTATTTACAGGACATATACGTATTTTTTATACAAGTAAATGTCGATAACTTGGGTTTAAACTATTTCAGGTCAGAAAAATGATTTGTAgtcattttttcaaaacttaccatctttattggtaaaaaaaatattccttaAATTACATTGAATATAGGAAAAATGATATAGCATAGTATTCTCTTacacaattatttattattatttaaaatttataa belongs to Glycine soja cultivar W05 chromosome 5, ASM419377v2, whole genome shotgun sequence and includes:
- the LOC114412274 gene encoding serine/threonine protein phosphatase 2A 57 kDa regulatory subunit B' theta isoform-like, giving the protein MIKQILNRLPRKPSKSGESREGGAILTPSSTPSTSARSSDAAGYHYANATASPLSGTADSVPGLNHGDRIVQAMNSKLNLNGSFPVMAYEALPSFRDVPNPEKQNLFIRKLQMCCVLFDFTDPTKNIKEKEIKRQTLVELVDYVSSANGKFTDVMMQEIVKMVSINLFRTFISPPRENKVLEAFDVDEEEPSMDPAWPYLQIVYELLLRFVMSTETDAKLAKRYIDHSFVLRLLDLFDSEDPRERDYLKTVLHRVYGKFMVHRPFIRKAINNIFYRFIFETEKHNGIAELLEILGSIINGFALPLKEEHKLFLVRALIPLHKPKCIPMYHQQLSYCITQFVEKDCKLADTVIRGLLKYWPITNSSKEVMFIGELEEVLEATQPAEFQRCMVPLFRQISCCLSSSHFQVAERALFLWNNDHIETLIKQNHKIILPIVLPALEHNARNHWNQAVQSLTINVRKIFVDTDPEFYEECMIKVRENEAQEKDMKSKREARWKRLEEMGGMKATTNEAVLVSPRTASHTPSGKASRAQLE